Proteins from one Strix uralensis isolate ZFMK-TIS-50842 chromosome 14, bStrUra1, whole genome shotgun sequence genomic window:
- the LOC141949938 gene encoding LOW QUALITY PROTEIN: uncharacterized protein LOC141949938 (The sequence of the model RefSeq protein was modified relative to this genomic sequence to represent the inferred CDS: inserted 1 base in 1 codon) — translation MELGCGGSAHPAPPGSPGQQRGDGERPRGPGSATDPELSLRGPGSGPLSCHPLGLSLPGVLPPPGPVVSLLSPSRPSPHSITSRQPLGLWRPPLQPWAHHRLTSCHPPGLSLPMSLLSPQAVTTRCPLLPAASQGEAAWGRGSGLCHVASAAGAAGRGRRGAFLRGSHRRCEAGTRPAPAPIRPRRDAPSRAEPSRGGSSGAGRGPRAAAALALAVVLAARGGWSRGNVCRSVDVGNNLTRLNTLESCTVIGGHSQILLMFKTKPEGFRELSFPKLTMVTDYLLLFRMYGLESLKXAFPNVTVNRAAHLFFNPALVIFEMVHLKEMGLCDLMDIPRGAVRVEKNKELCCLSTIDWSRILDSVGGNYIVADKDDKDECGDVCPGAVRGKSNRPPTVINGIFIERCWARDRCQRDCAVNVHKNCKSLLAECSSIRPKQKDLQHRPSGSPQSSAQCISPGTIRLAVQGVLLYETALTKRQCNGSNCYKKSEIETDAHEFEAECWSAAAEQSCAKRQKTL, via the exons ATGGAGCTGGGCTGCGGTGGCAGCGCCCACCCGGCTCCTCCTGGCAGCCCGGGCCAGCagaggggtgatggggagaggccccgcggccccggctcGGCCACCGATCCCGAGCTCAGCCTCCGCGGCCCCGGCTCAGGCCCGTTGTCCTGTCACCCCCtgggcctgtccctgcctggtgtcCTGCCACCCCCTGGGCCCgtggtgtccctcctgtcaccgTCCCGGCCTTCACCACACAGCATTACCTCCCGCCAGCCCCTGGGCCTGTGGCGTCCCCCCCTACAGCCCTGGGCCCATCACCGCCTGACGTCCTGTCACCCCCCgggcctgtccctgcccatgtccctcctgtccccccaggCTGTCACCACCCgctgtcccctcctgccagcagccagccaggGCGAGGCAGcctgggggagaggcagcgggcTTTGCCATGTGGCCTcggctgccggcgctgccgggcg gggccgccgcggggccttTCTCCGGGGCTCTCACCGACGGTGCGAAGCCGGgacccgccccgcgcccgccccgatCCGCCCCCGCCGGGacgcgccgagccgagccgagccgagccgcggcGGCTCcagcggcgcgggccggggcccgagagcggcggcggcgctggcccTGGCCGTGGTGCTGGCGGCCCGGGGCGGCTGGAGCCGCGGGAACG TCTGCAGAAGCGTGGACGTTGGCAACAACCTGACCCGGCTGAACACGCTTGAGAGCTGCACTGTGATTGGGGGCCACTCACAAATATTGCTGATGTTTAAAACCAAGCCTGAAGGTTTCCGTGAGCTCAGCTTTCCTAAACTGACTATGGTTACAGACTACTTGCTGCTTTTTCGCATGTATGGCCTGGAGAGTTTAA GGGCTTTTCCCAACGTCACTGTGAATCGAGCAGCTCATCTGTTTTTTAACCCCGCGCTGGTCATTTTTGAGATGGTTCACCTGAAGGAGATGGGCCTCTGTGACCTGATGGACATTCCTCGAGGCGCTGTGCGGGTtgagaagaacaaagaattaTGTTGCTTGTCCACGATCGACTGGTCAAGGATTTTAGATTCTGTAGGAGGTAATTACATCGTGGCCGACAAGGATGACAAAGACGAGTGTGGAGATGTGTGTCCAGGagctgtgagagggaagagcaacCGCCCACCTACTGTGATAAATGGCATTTTCATTGAACGCTGCTGGGCCCGCGATCGCTGTCAGAGAG aCTGTGCAGTGAATGTCCATAAGAACTGCAAGAGTTTACTGGCTGAATGCAGCAGCATCAGACCCAAG CAGAAAGATTTGCAGCACAGACCTTCTGGATCTCCACAAAGTTCAGCCCAGTGCATTTCCCCAG GTACCATTCGACTTGCAGTGCAAGGTGTACTTCTTTATGAAACGGCTCTTACCAAGAGGCAGTGCAACGGGAGTAATTGTTATAAGAAG AGTGAAATAGAAACAGATGCTCATGAGTTTGAAGCAGAGTGTTGGAGTGCTGCAGCGGAACAGTCTTGCGC
- the LOC141949940 gene encoding uncharacterized protein LOC141949940: MGLGPGAVVQEEPLYPTGSCLLHVPARPSPPSPCHPAAQRWVQGPPLLHNTPGSAQKLPEASNMEAVAVEDSVPAASAHQPALAPLTGRATIKPKAAVTTLAAPGKPADLPEQGLDAFAEAFPEEAEDTTAQQILAWLNTVDGEDTIPDVLDSPSVTAFLQQLPDVSAYVAEGSSPKEQAVAARLGDSEDAVSDVPELTALLGELPDLSRYVEAGGGGSGEQ; this comes from the exons atggggctggggccaggggcCGTGGTCCAGGAGGAGCCCCTGTACCCCacgggctcctgcctgctgcacgtccctgcccgccccagccccccgtcaccctgccaccccgcagctcagcgctgggtgcagggcccccctctgctccacaacaCGCCCGGCAGCGCCCAGAAGCTGCCGGAGGCCTCCAACATGGAGGCAGTGGCCGTCGAGGACAGCgtccctgctgccagcgcccACCAGCCCGCCCTGGCTCCGCTGACTGGCAGAGCCACCATAAAGCCCAAAG cagcagtgaccaccctggcagccccggggaagcCCGCAGACCTGCCCGAGCAGGGGCTGGACGCCTTCGCGGAGGCCTttcctgaggaggcagaggacacCACTGCCCAACAGATCCTCGCTTGGCTTAACACCGTGGATGGCGAGGACACCATCCCCGACGTCCTCGACAGCCCCAGCGtgactgccttcctccagcagctccccgaCGTCTCTGCCTACGTggcggagggcagcagccccaaggagcaggcagtggcggcaaggctgggggacagtGAGGACGCTGTCTCCGATGTCCCAGAGCTGACGGCCCTCCTCggtgagctccccgacctctccagGTATGTGGAAGCgggtggtggtgggagtgggGAACAGTGA